In Pseudomonas glycinae, the DNA window AACTTCAGCTTTAAAGCCATGGGACAGCTCCTGTGCTCAATTACGCGGCGGCCCTTTGAGGTCCAGCGGCGCGGCGTTGTCGGGGCGGCCGCGAATCAACGATTCCGGATGACGGCCCAGATAATCGGACAGCTCACGCAGCGAACGGGACATGCGCCCAAGCTCGTCGAGAGTCTCGGTCAGTTGTTCGCGTTGCGGCGAATCTTCGGCCAGGGTCGAGCTGGCCGACTGCAGGGTCTTGCTCAGGTCGGCGAGGGTGTTCTGCACGCCGGGCAGGGTCCTGGCATTGAACTGGGTCAGGCCCTTGCGCAATTCCACGAGGTTGCTGTCGAGGTTGCCGGCAATCCGCTCCACCGGCAGTTTGTTGAGCTTGTCGATCATCGCTTCGAGTTTTTCCTGCAACTGTTCGAGGCTGCCGGGGACGGTCGGAACGCTGATCGGGCGAGCGGTGGGGTCGAACGCGACTTTTTCGGCTTTGGGGAAGAAATCCAGCGCGATGTACAACTGGCCGGTCAGCAGATTGCCGCTGCGAGCCTGGGCACGCAGACCGTTGTCGATAAAGGTGCCGATCAGGCGCACGGCAGCGGCTTCATCGTCCGGATTGTGGTCGAGTACCTTGAGCATCTTGATGTGGGCCTGGCCGAGGCGCTGCGGGTAAATCACGATGCCGACGTTGAGCGGGAAGCTGCGCTTTTTCGCGTCGAAGTCCAGGTTGACGCTCACCACCCGGCCGATCTCGATGCCGAGGAATTCCACCGGCGCATCGACTTTCAGCCCACGCAGGGCCTGATCGAAACGCAGGGTCAGGTACTGCGCTTTGCCGTTGGGCGGGGCGAGGGCGGTTTGCTGGTCTTCAAACAGGTCGTAGGTTCTTTCTTCGGCAGCGGCAACGTCGTTGGGGCTGTACTCCGGCGCGCGGAAGGCGATGCCGCCCACCAGCAAGGTCGACAACGATTCGGTTTTCACCGCAAAACCGTTGGCGCCGACGTTGACATCAATCCCGCTGGCGTTCCAGAACCGGGTGTTTTCCGTGACGTAGGCGTCGTTTGGCGCATGGATGAACACTTCGATGTTCACTCCTTTGCCATCGGCATCCAGAGCGTAGGCCACCACCTGGCCCACCGGGATCTTGCGGTAATAGACCGGCGAGCCGATATCCAGCGAACCGAGGTCCGAGGCATGCAGGTTGAAGCGTTTACCCGGTTCGCCGTAGGTGATCGGCGGTGGGTTCTCAAGGCCTTTGAAGTGCTTCGAACGCGAGTTGGACTGACCGATGTCGGCGCCGATGTAGTCACCGGACAGCAACGTGTCGATGCCCGAGACGCCGCCCGCACCGATGCGCGGGCGCACGACCCAGAACTGCGAGTCTTCGCGG includes these proteins:
- a CDS encoding intermembrane transport protein PqiB, with the protein product MESSAADQPRAPGQAPIKTRRFSISLVWIVPIVAVLVGLSLVVHNLMQEGPTITVTFKTGSGLTANKTEVKYRNVVIGQVTDVELSDDQKSVNATIKLAKQAETFTREDSQFWVVRPRIGAGGVSGIDTLLSGDYIGADIGQSNSRSKHFKGLENPPPITYGEPGKRFNLHASDLGSLDIGSPVYYRKIPVGQVVAYALDADGKGVNIEVFIHAPNDAYVTENTRFWNASGIDVNVGANGFAVKTESLSTLLVGGIAFRAPEYSPNDVAAAEERTYDLFEDQQTALAPPNGKAQYLTLRFDQALRGLKVDAPVEFLGIEIGRVVSVNLDFDAKKRSFPLNVGIVIYPQRLGQAHIKMLKVLDHNPDDEAAAVRLIGTFIDNGLRAQARSGNLLTGQLYIALDFFPKAEKVAFDPTARPISVPTVPGSLEQLQEKLEAMIDKLNKLPVERIAGNLDSNLVELRKGLTQFNARTLPGVQNTLADLSKTLQSASSTLAEDSPQREQLTETLDELGRMSRSLRELSDYLGRHPESLIRGRPDNAAPLDLKGPPRN